A window of Malania oleifera isolate guangnan ecotype guangnan chromosome 5, ASM2987363v1, whole genome shotgun sequence contains these coding sequences:
- the LOC131155425 gene encoding cytochrome P450 94A1-like — MFDLQLSTTLLFCLLPLIFFLFLNLTAIFRKKSPSVPGKLPRSYPLIGSSLAISANKDRLIQWVAEILMNSPSSTFVLKFSLGLHNILTANPSNVQHILKTHFHLYQKGDYFRNTLRDFLGDGIFNADGETWKFQRQVSSHEFNTKSLRNFIENVVDVELSDRLLPILSAAAKNKTVLDFQDILQRFAFDNVCKIAFGYDPGYLSPSLPQEKFAQAFEDATHISSDRFNSIFPLIWKMKKLFDIGSEKRLRIAISEIREFAKQVIREKKQELSVKSSLESVDLLSRFLSSGHSDENFVTEIVISFILAGRDTTSAALTWFFWLIFCNPEKEEKILTEIREKSEAPVYEEVKDMMYTHASLCETMRLYPPVPADSKEAIADDVLPTGEVVRKGMRVAYHPYAMGRLEKLWGADWAEYRPERWLEREPLGGKWRFVARDSYEYPVFQAGPRICLGKEMAFLQMKRVVAGVVRRFRVVPAAKEGYEPVYISYLTSKMKDGFPVRIEERVDG; from the coding sequence ATGTTCGACCTTCAGCTCTCAACCACGCTCCTCTTCTGTCTTCTACCtctcatcttcttcctcttcctcaacCTCACtgctattttcagaaaaaaaTCACCCTCTGTCCCCGGTAAGCTTCCCAGATCATATCCTTTGATCGGTTCTTCTCTTGCAATCTCTGCCAACAAAGACAGACTAATCCAATGGGTTGCGGAAATCTTGATGAACTCCCCCTCTTCAACCTTCGTCCTCAAGTTCTCCCTGGGCCTACACAACATCCTCACCGCAAACCCCTCCAATGTCCAGCACATCCTCAAGACCCATTTCCATCTCTACCAAAAAGGCGACTATTTCCGAAACACTCTCCGAGACTTTCTCGGCGACGGCATCTTTAACGCCGACGGAGAGACCTGGAAGTTCCAAAGGCAGGTTTCCAGCCACGAATTCAACACCAAGTCTCTGCGTAATTTCATCGAAAATGTGGTGGATGTCGAGCTCTCCGACCGCCTCCTCCCCATCCTCTCCGCTGCGGCCAAGAACAAAACCGTCCTCGATTTTCAAGATATCCTTCAAAGATTTGCGTTCGATAATGTATGTAAGATTGCGTTCGGATACGATCCCGGGTACTTGTCCCCATCTCTTCCCCAAGAAAAATTTGCGCAAGCTTTCGAAGATGCCACCCACATCAGCAGCGACAGATTCAATTCGATCTTCCCGCTGATATGGAAGATGAAGAAACTTTTCGATATTGGATCGGAAAAGCGACTCCGAATCGCAATATCCGAGATACGCGAATTCGCAAAACAAGTCATCAGAGAAAAGAAACAAGAGTTAAGCGTTAAGTCTTCTCTGGAATCCGTGGATCTTTTGTCGAGGTTTTTGAGTTCAGGACATTCGGATGAGAACTTTGTGACAGAGATAGTCATCAGCTTCATACTGGCGGGTCGGGACACGACCTCCGCGGCTCTAACGTGGTTCTTCTGGCTTATCTTCTGCAACCCAGAGAAGGAAGAAAAGATTCTCACGGAGATCAGAGAGAAATCGGAAGCACCGGTCTACGAGGAAGTAAAGGATATGATGTACACGCACGCGTCGCTCTGCGAGACCATGAGGCTCTATCCGCCGGTGCCGGCTGATTCGAAGGAAGCGATCGCCGACGACGTGTTGCCGACTGGGGAGGTGGTGAGAAAGGGAATGAGAGTGGCGTATCATCCATACGCGATGGGGAGGTTGGAGAAGCTGTGGGGGGCGGACTGGGCAGAGTACAGACCGGAGAGGTGGTTGGAGAGGGAGCCACTCGGGGGAAAGTGGAGGTTCGTGGCGAGGGACTCGTACGAGTATCCAGTTTTTCAGGCGGGGCCCAGGATATGTTTGGGGAAGGAGATGGCGTTTTTGCAGATGAAGAGGGTGGTGGCGGGGGTAGTGCGGCGGTTTCGGGTGGTGCCGGCGGCGAAGGAAGGTTATGAGCCGGTTTATATTTCGTATTTGACTTCTAAAATGAAAGACGGCTTCCCTGTGAGGATCGAGGAAAGGGTAGATGGTTGA